The Methanococcoides methylutens MM1 genome has a window encoding:
- a CDS encoding bifunctional 5,6,7,8-tetrahydromethanopterin hydro-lyase/3-hexulose-6-phosphate synthase: MMFIGEALIGEEPELAHVDLMIGDKEGPVGQAFATGMTQLSAGHTPLLSVIRPNLPTKPSTLIVPKVTVKNMDQAAQIFGPAQAAVAKAVADAVEEGVVPTDQVEDLVIIASVFIHPQAVDYNRIFRYNYGATKLALKRALDNFPDIDTVLDEKDKSSHAIMGFKVSRLWDAPYLQVALDNPNIGAITNVVKQLPKSDHLILEAGTPLIKRYGVDVITKLREIKPDAFIVADLKTLDTGNLEARMVADATADAIVVSALAPIATLNKAIAEAHKTGISAVMDTLNQPDPVAVLEQLDELPDVVELHRAIDIEETAHAWGSIEGIKAIGEKRNKKILVAVAGGVRVDTISDALGAGADILVVGRAITNSKDIKQAADQFIEGLNKPEIDQFRVMTDF; the protein is encoded by the coding sequence ATGATGTTTATTGGAGAAGCTCTAATTGGCGAGGAACCAGAACTCGCACACGTCGATCTTATGATCGGGGACAAGGAGGGACCTGTCGGACAGGCGTTCGCAACAGGCATGACCCAGCTTTCAGCTGGTCACACACCTCTTCTTTCCGTGATCCGCCCGAACCTGCCGACAAAGCCATCTACACTGATCGTTCCTAAGGTGACAGTGAAGAACATGGACCAGGCCGCACAGATATTCGGTCCTGCCCAGGCAGCTGTTGCCAAGGCAGTCGCTGATGCTGTGGAAGAAGGTGTCGTTCCTACAGACCAGGTAGAAGACCTTGTGATCATCGCAAGCGTATTCATTCACCCACAGGCTGTAGACTACAACCGTATCTTCAGGTACAACTACGGTGCTACAAAACTTGCTCTCAAGCGCGCACTGGACAACTTCCCTGACATCGACACTGTGCTCGATGAGAAGGACAAGTCCTCACACGCTATCATGGGATTCAAGGTATCAAGGCTCTGGGATGCCCCATACCTTCAGGTTGCACTTGACAACCCGAACATCGGTGCTATCACCAACGTCGTCAAGCAGCTTCCAAAGAGCGACCACCTGATCCTCGAAGCAGGTACACCTCTTATCAAGCGCTATGGTGTGGACGTTATCACCAAGCTGCGTGAGATCAAGCCTGACGCATTCATCGTTGCTGACCTTAAGACACTTGACACAGGTAACCTTGAGGCACGTATGGTGGCAGACGCAACCGCAGACGCAATCGTGGTTTCCGCACTTGCACCTATTGCAACACTCAATAAGGCTATCGCAGAAGCACACAAGACAGGTATCTCTGCTGTCATGGACACACTGAACCAGCCAGACCCTGTAGCTGTACTTGAACAGCTCGACGAGCTTCCTGATGTTGTGGAACTTCACCGCGCAATCGATATCGAAGAGACTGCTCACGCATGGGGCAGCATCGAAGGTATCAAGGCAATTGGTGAGAAGCGCAACAAGAAGATCCTTGTGGCAGTAGCAGGCGGTGTACGTGTTGACACAATCTCCGATGCACTTGGCGCAGGCGCTGACATCCTCGTTGTTGGAAGGGCTATCACCAACTCCAAGGACATCAAGCAGGCAGCTGACCAGTTCATTGAAGGCCTGAACAAGCCAGAGATCGACCAGTTCAGGGTAATGACCGATTTCTAA
- the tpiA gene encoding triose-phosphate isomerase, producing the protein MRPLIVLNLKTYLEGTGEGAVRIAEACRDVGEASGIEIAVAPQLCDVYRVASQVDVPVYSQHIDGVGAGSFTGHVFARSVKDAGAVGTLINHSERRLNLADIEASITAAKGEGLRTIVCTNNIATTAAAAALKPDFVAVEPPELIGSGIPVSKADPEVVRGSVSAVERIDADVKVLCGAGISKGEDLKAAMELGSVGVLLASGIVKAEDPKAALEDLVSLI; encoded by the coding sequence ATGAGACCATTGATCGTATTGAATCTGAAGACCTATCTTGAGGGTACCGGGGAAGGTGCTGTCAGGATCGCTGAGGCCTGCAGGGATGTGGGTGAGGCAAGTGGTATCGAGATCGCAGTGGCACCACAGCTCTGTGATGTCTACAGGGTTGCATCCCAGGTGGATGTCCCGGTGTACTCACAGCATATCGATGGTGTGGGTGCAGGAAGTTTCACAGGCCACGTATTTGCCAGATCTGTAAAGGATGCCGGTGCGGTGGGTACACTTATCAACCACTCCGAGCGCCGATTGAACCTTGCGGACATTGAAGCATCCATTACCGCCGCAAAAGGTGAGGGACTTCGGACGATAGTTTGTACCAATAACATCGCTACAACAGCAGCAGCAGCTGCATTAAAACCTGACTTTGTTGCAGTGGAGCCACCGGAACTTATCGGTTCAGGCATTCCTGTTTCAAAGGCAGATCCTGAGGTCGTAAGAGGCTCAGTCAGTGCCGTTGAGCGCATCGATGCTGATGTGAAGGTGCTCTGCGGTGCAGGAATTTCAAAAGGAGAGGACCTTAAGGCTGCAATGGAACTGGGTTCCGTTGGAGTGCTCCTCGCATCCGGTATTGTCAAGGCGGAAGATCCAAAGGCAGCGCTCGAGGATCTTGTAAGCCTGATCTGA
- a CDS encoding prephenate dehydrogenase gives MDRRGTTCGRDEKGRNGGSETMKMLIIGGTGGMGQWFTKFFLHHGYEVIVWGSSGKTEIAEQMGVEFATDLDKEIGEADVVVITVPIDITARVIKETAPKMKKGSLLMDLTSIKAEPVNAMREFAPEGVEILGTHPMFGPSIPTLQGQIVIMSPTKGRCEKWFPIMHGLFEKSGAHIEIIDPEEHDKFVSVVQGLTHFAYITIGTTFKSLDFDISKSRRFMSPVYEIMVDFVGRILGQNPYLYAHIQMKNEQVLNVHEAFINECNLLSDIVREQDTEAFCKKMTDAAAHFKDTASALHRSDKLINSKIAEFEEMIASAGKERGLLHTYSGVTHVGIIEKVTPLTVTLSRGDRTIALRTENVRLLTDAELKKWKINTLNHPVRDISALIPAGADPATIEKVLSCDERIVSVSIIDTYTGISDNRLSTTYRINILGDLPAAEVQEDIEELLRGLGCGIRGHDPI, from the coding sequence CTGGACCGGCGTGGAACCACCTGTGGACGTGATGAAAAAGGCCGCAATGGAGGCTCTGAGACTATGAAGATGCTCATCATCGGCGGAACCGGAGGTATGGGCCAGTGGTTCACTAAGTTCTTCCTACATCACGGCTACGAGGTGATCGTATGGGGAAGCAGTGGAAAGACCGAGATCGCTGAACAGATGGGAGTTGAATTTGCCACAGACCTTGACAAAGAGATCGGAGAGGCAGATGTAGTTGTCATCACCGTACCCATAGATATCACTGCAAGGGTCATCAAGGAGACCGCACCGAAAATGAAGAAGGGAAGCCTCCTCATGGACCTCACCTCCATCAAGGCCGAACCCGTCAACGCAATGAGGGAATTTGCCCCTGAAGGCGTGGAGATACTGGGAACACACCCCATGTTCGGGCCATCCATCCCCACCTTACAGGGGCAGATCGTCATAATGAGTCCCACAAAAGGACGCTGTGAGAAATGGTTCCCGATCATGCATGGACTCTTTGAGAAGAGTGGTGCACATATTGAGATCATAGACCCGGAAGAGCATGATAAGTTCGTTTCCGTGGTCCAGGGACTTACCCATTTTGCATACATTACCATTGGGACCACGTTCAAGAGCCTTGACTTTGACATAAGCAAGTCCCGTCGTTTCATGAGCCCGGTATACGAGATCATGGTGGATTTCGTGGGAAGGATCCTTGGTCAGAACCCATACCTCTACGCCCATATACAGATGAAGAACGAACAGGTACTCAATGTCCACGAGGCATTCATCAATGAATGCAACCTGCTTTCGGATATAGTAAGGGAACAGGACACCGAAGCGTTCTGCAAGAAGATGACAGATGCTGCAGCCCACTTCAAAGACACGGCATCCGCACTGCACAGGTCGGACAAGCTCATCAATTCAAAGATCGCTGAGTTTGAGGAAATGATCGCATCCGCAGGTAAAGAAAGGGGACTCCTGCACACCTACTCCGGCGTAACACATGTCGGCATCATCGAAAAGGTCACACCTTTGACAGTAACGCTATCAAGAGGTGACCGAACCATCGCCCTGAGGACTGAGAATGTCAGGTTGCTCACTGATGCGGAACTGAAAAAATGGAAGATCAACACTCTGAACCATCCGGTCAGGGATATCTCCGCCCTGATACCTGCAGGAGCAGATCCGGCAACCATAGAGAAAGTGCTCTCCTGCGATGAGAGGATCGTATCTGTCAGTATTATTGACACATATACAGGCATATCCGATAACAGGCTCAGCACAACATATCGCATTAACATACTCGGAGACCTTCCTGCCGCAGAGGTGCAGGAAGACATCGAAGAACTGCTCCGGGGCCTTGGATGCGGAATAAGAGGCCATGACCCCATCTGA
- a CDS encoding shikimate dehydrogenase — translation MKQVFGVLGDPIAHSISPVMHNAAFEALGMDCTYHAFRVEKQNLGDAIKGAKAMGFGGLNLTVPLKENAIGLIETDPLAARIGAVNTIDFKDGIKGYNTDGIGARKTLEDAGVDIEDKNVLVLGAGGAARAIAFTFTEAGAKVNIANRTPERAMTLAAEVGKVNGFGLDVLDRCLEDTDILINTTTVGMDPNIGDCIVNAEQMHSDLTVFDIVYNPLKTRLLQEAEAAGATPVTGIMMLVYQGAEAFRIWTGVEPPVDVMKKAAMEALRL, via the coding sequence ATGAAACAGGTATTCGGAGTTCTCGGAGACCCAATCGCACACTCAATTTCACCAGTCATGCACAATGCAGCCTTCGAAGCACTGGGCATGGACTGCACATACCATGCCTTCAGGGTGGAAAAGCAGAACCTTGGAGATGCCATAAAAGGTGCAAAGGCAATGGGATTCGGAGGACTTAACCTCACAGTCCCGTTAAAGGAGAATGCCATCGGACTCATTGAGACCGACCCGCTGGCCGCAAGGATCGGAGCTGTCAATACTATCGACTTCAAGGATGGTATCAAAGGATACAATACCGACGGCATCGGCGCCCGGAAGACACTGGAAGATGCAGGGGTAGATATTGAAGATAAGAACGTACTGGTACTTGGTGCCGGAGGCGCCGCCAGAGCTATCGCTTTCACATTCACAGAAGCCGGTGCAAAGGTCAACATTGCCAACAGGACCCCTGAGCGGGCCATGACACTGGCAGCCGAGGTTGGTAAGGTCAACGGCTTCGGGCTGGACGTACTGGACAGGTGCCTGGAGGATACTGATATACTCATCAATACCACCACCGTGGGAATGGATCCGAACATAGGAGATTGCATCGTTAACGCAGAGCAGATGCACTCCGACCTTACAGTTTTTGATATAGTTTACAATCCACTCAAGACACGCCTGCTTCAGGAAGCAGAAGCTGCCGGTGCAACACCGGTCACAGGTATCATGATGCTTGTCTATCAGGGTGCAGAAGCATTCCGCATCTGGACCGGCGTGGAACCACCTGTGGACGTGATGAAAAAGGCCGCAATGGAGGCTCTGAGACTATGA
- the aroD gene encoding type I 3-dehydroquinate dehydratase produces the protein MVHIGNFDLDKRAAIVAAISKDPLTQSKAAASTGADVLEIRLDLLGIDTPETAADLLKKLRSDTKLPCIATNRLQAEGGNWEGSEEDRITLLEEILPFTDAIDVELSADPELRDRLIKRAKEAGTTVIISSHDFERTPDKAVIRDILEKSRQAGADIAKLAVMPNSMQDVLALLEVTLSENNVCTIAMGQLGKHTRIVGPCYGSKLTYASVSNAVAPGQLKVHELKKALEMLQ, from the coding sequence ATGGTACACATAGGTAATTTCGACCTGGATAAGAGGGCAGCCATTGTTGCAGCCATCAGCAAGGACCCTCTTACCCAATCAAAAGCAGCTGCATCCACAGGAGCGGATGTCCTTGAGATCAGGCTCGACCTGCTCGGAATAGATACCCCTGAAACTGCAGCAGATCTGCTCAAAAAGCTTCGTTCCGACACAAAACTTCCTTGTATTGCAACCAATAGGTTACAAGCTGAGGGAGGAAACTGGGAAGGCTCGGAAGAGGACAGGATTACCCTGCTTGAAGAGATCCTGCCATTCACAGATGCCATCGATGTGGAGCTTAGCGCAGACCCGGAACTTCGTGACCGGCTCATAAAAAGAGCAAAGGAAGCGGGAACAACGGTCATCATATCATCCCATGATTTCGAGAGAACGCCTGACAAGGCAGTTATCAGGGATATCCTAGAGAAGTCCAGGCAGGCAGGAGCGGATATCGCTAAACTTGCAGTGATGCCAAACAGCATGCAGGACGTCCTTGCCCTTCTAGAGGTCACATTAAGTGAGAATAACGTCTGCACCATCGCAATGGGACAGCTCGGCAAGCATACCCGGATCGTCGGGCCATGCTACGGTTCAAAACTTACCTATGCAAGCGTATCAAATGCTGTTGCACCCGGACAGCTGAAAGTACACGAACTTAAGAAAGCACTGGAGATGCTTCAATGA
- a CDS encoding 3-dehydroquinate synthase II, protein MKPKTIWIKADKGNWDDHKERITTGLESGVDYVLVNADEVEKVRELGDIKVAAFAHDDKSGADVVVVGKGGEGDGTKPLSPDPVGSLDMSTAIRLKEKGLTVGAYVVIQNKAYEEFAAQMGKECDFLIIVGTDWKVIPLENLIAGLQDSDVQIIAGVRDAEEAKLALETMEHGSEGVMLDSEDPNAIKSTVAVAESSGVEALELVPAKVTKVEPVGMGDRVCVDTCNMMTRGEGMLVGSQASGMFLVHSESEESPYVASRPFRVNAGAVHAYVKVGEKTKYLSELKSGDDVTIVDAQGNQRAGIVGRVKIERRPLMLVEAEVEGNIIKNILQNAETIKLVDTKGEPISIADLKPGDEVMVNYEGGARHFGMKVEETIIEK, encoded by the coding sequence ATGAAACCAAAGACCATCTGGATCAAGGCCGACAAAGGCAACTGGGACGACCATAAGGAAAGGATAACCACCGGACTGGAATCCGGCGTTGACTATGTACTTGTGAACGCTGATGAAGTGGAAAAAGTGAGAGAGCTTGGCGACATCAAGGTCGCAGCCTTTGCCCACGACGACAAGTCCGGCGCTGACGTTGTTGTCGTCGGAAAAGGTGGAGAAGGCGACGGAACAAAGCCCCTGTCTCCTGACCCCGTCGGATCCCTTGACATGAGCACAGCCATCCGCTTAAAGGAAAAAGGCCTTACAGTAGGCGCATATGTGGTCATACAGAACAAGGCCTACGAGGAATTTGCAGCACAGATGGGAAAGGAATGTGATTTCCTGATCATCGTAGGAACCGACTGGAAGGTCATTCCTCTTGAGAACCTCATCGCAGGTCTTCAGGACAGCGATGTGCAGATCATTGCCGGAGTTCGTGATGCTGAAGAGGCAAAGCTCGCCCTCGAGACCATGGAACACGGCTCAGAAGGAGTCATGCTTGACAGTGAGGATCCAAACGCCATCAAATCCACCGTTGCAGTGGCTGAAAGCTCAGGCGTTGAAGCACTTGAACTCGTACCTGCAAAGGTCACAAAGGTCGAACCCGTGGGAATGGGCGACCGCGTCTGTGTGGATACCTGCAACATGATGACACGCGGCGAGGGAATGCTCGTTGGTTCCCAGGCAAGCGGCATGTTCCTTGTTCATTCTGAATCAGAGGAAAGCCCGTACGTGGCATCCAGACCGTTCAGGGTCAACGCAGGTGCAGTACATGCCTACGTGAAGGTCGGTGAAAAGACAAAATACCTTTCCGAACTCAAATCCGGCGATGATGTCACCATCGTGGATGCACAGGGCAACCAGCGTGCAGGCATCGTCGGCAGGGTCAAGATAGAAAGACGCCCGCTCATGCTAGTTGAAGCAGAGGTTGAGGGCAACATCATCAAGAACATACTCCAGAATGCCGAGACCATCAAGCTCGTGGACACAAAAGGCGAACCCATCTCCATTGCAGACCTTAAACCCGGAGATGAGGTCATGGTCAACTACGAGGGAGGCGCACGCCACTTCGGCATGAAGGTGGAAGAAACCATCATCGAGAAATGA
- a CDS encoding 2-amino-3,7-dideoxy-D-threo-hept-6-ulosonate synthase, producing MAEIGKRIRIERIMHRESRNMVIIPMDHGMSDGPIRGVIDIADSINKVAEGGADAVLMQKGMVYHGHRGYGHDVGLIVHMSASTALGPDPNDKVLVCKVEEAMKMGADAVSIHVNIGSDTEADQLKKLGYVAEQCDEWGIPLLSMMYPRGKKITDPHDPEMVAHAARVGAELGADVIKTVYTGDVDSFRDVVEGCPVPVVIAGGPKTETDEQFLDMISGAMESGARGVAIGRNVFQHPTPTKMTKAITQIVHKGLSVEEALQTLK from the coding sequence ATGGCTGAAATAGGTAAAAGGATTCGAATTGAAAGGATTATGCACAGGGAAAGCAGGAACATGGTCATCATACCAATGGACCACGGAATGTCCGACGGACCTATCAGGGGAGTGATCGATATTGCAGACTCCATCAACAAGGTCGCAGAAGGCGGTGCGGATGCGGTCCTCATGCAGAAAGGTATGGTATACCACGGCCACCGCGGATACGGCCATGACGTGGGACTAATTGTCCATATGAGCGCATCCACAGCCCTGGGTCCTGATCCAAACGACAAGGTCCTTGTATGCAAGGTCGAGGAAGCCATGAAAATGGGTGCTGATGCGGTGTCCATCCACGTGAACATTGGCTCAGATACCGAAGCCGACCAGCTCAAGAAGCTCGGATACGTCGCAGAACAGTGTGACGAATGGGGAATCCCGCTCCTGTCCATGATGTACCCAAGAGGTAAGAAGATCACAGACCCTCACGACCCTGAAATGGTAGCACACGCCGCCAGGGTTGGAGCAGAGCTTGGTGCGGACGTCATCAAGACCGTCTACACAGGTGATGTTGACAGCTTCAGGGACGTTGTTGAAGGCTGTCCGGTACCTGTAGTCATTGCAGGCGGACCAAAGACCGAGACCGATGAGCAGTTCCTTGATATGATCAGCGGCGCCATGGAGTCCGGTGCAAGAGGAGTTGCCATTGGCAGGAATGTATTCCAGCATCCAACCCCCACAAAGATGACAAAGGCCATCACGCAGATCGTCCATAAGGGCCTTTCTGTGGAGGAAGCACTACAAACACTTAAATGA
- a CDS encoding GMP synthase subunit A, with product MRELKILVINNYGQFCHLIHRTVRDLDMDTKIVSNTTPVEEILEQEPDGIILSGGPSMERIGLCQEYVESIDRPILGICLGHQLIARTFGGQTGSGDLGGYAEIDVEVLEEDDILKGLGPRTSVWASHADEVIALPEGFLHLARSDVCEIEAMRHPDRPIYGVQWHPEVAHTAQGEELFMNFFEVCENY from the coding sequence ATGAGAGAGTTAAAGATCCTTGTTATCAATAATTATGGCCAGTTCTGTCACCTTATTCACAGAACCGTACGCGACCTGGACATGGACACGAAGATCGTATCCAATACGACCCCTGTGGAAGAGATCCTCGAGCAGGAGCCGGACGGAATCATCTTAAGCGGCGGTCCATCCATGGAGCGCATAGGCCTTTGCCAGGAATACGTGGAGAGCATCGACAGGCCGATCCTTGGCATCTGCCTGGGACACCAGCTCATTGCCAGGACATTCGGTGGCCAGACCGGATCAGGCGACCTCGGCGGCTATGCGGAGATCGATGTGGAGGTCCTTGAAGAGGACGACATCCTCAAAGGGCTTGGTCCAAGGACATCCGTTTGGGCTTCCCATGCTGATGAGGTCATTGCCCTTCCGGAAGGTTTCTTGCACCTTGCACGCTCGGATGTCTGTGAGATCGAGGCAATGCGCCACCCTGACAGGCCGATCTACGGCGTACAGTGGCATCCTGAGGTTGCTCACACAGCACAGGGTGAAGAACTTTTCATGAACTTCTTTGAGGTTTGTGAGAATTACTGA
- a CDS encoding TIM barrel protein, translating into MKELLFGTAGTPLSAKKRGSVEGIQRIRELGLGCMELEFVRGVRMKEGMAERVRATAEKEGVALSVHAPYYINLNSAEDEKIEASIKRIYQSARIGALCGASSIVFHPAYYHKQDSEMVMERVNGLLGKLASRLEDEGIDAVLRPETTGKPTQFGSLEETLMMAETIEGVMPCIDFSHLHARSSGEFNTLEEFRDVLGKVEEYLGLEGLEDMHCHVSGIAYGEKGEKNHLVLRESDYNYTDLMAVFREFGVKGLVICESPNLEEDALLLQDTFRNADF; encoded by the coding sequence ATGAAGGAGCTGCTCTTCGGGACGGCAGGGACACCCCTCAGTGCTAAGAAGAGAGGGAGCGTCGAGGGGATCCAGCGCATCCGTGAGCTTGGTCTGGGGTGCATGGAACTGGAATTCGTGCGCGGGGTGCGTATGAAGGAAGGCATGGCTGAGAGGGTCAGGGCTACAGCTGAAAAAGAGGGCGTGGCACTCAGCGTGCACGCACCGTATTACATTAATCTCAATTCTGCAGAGGACGAGAAGATCGAGGCCAGTATCAAGCGCATCTACCAGTCGGCCCGTATCGGGGCACTCTGCGGTGCGTCATCCATTGTATTCCATCCTGCCTACTACCACAAGCAGGACAGTGAAATGGTGATGGAAAGGGTCAACGGGCTGCTTGGTAAGTTAGCATCAAGGCTTGAGGACGAGGGCATCGATGCGGTGCTTCGCCCGGAGACCACCGGCAAACCGACTCAGTTCGGCAGCCTGGAGGAGACCCTGATGATGGCGGAAACCATCGAGGGAGTCATGCCCTGTATCGATTTCTCGCATCTGCACGCACGAAGCAGCGGAGAGTTCAACACGCTTGAAGAGTTCCGGGACGTGCTCGGGAAAGTGGAGGAATACCTGGGTCTGGAAGGGCTTGAGGACATGCACTGCCACGTTTCCGGCATAGCGTACGGGGAGAAAGGGGAGAAGAACCACCTGGTTCTCCGGGAGTCAGATTACAATTATACTGATCTGATGGCGGTGTTTCGGGAATTTGGTGTGAAAGGACTTGTGATATGTGAGAGTCCGAATCTGGAGGAGGATGCATTGCTTTTGCAGGATACTTTCAGGAATGCTGATTTTTAA
- a CDS encoding glycosyltransferase family 2 protein, with product MNVVAAIPAYNEEVNIKHIIKRAKLYVDHIILVDDGCSDATAYIAMNMGVKVIRHGDNLGKAAALQTAFEEARKLNPSVLVTLYANGFHNPDDIPAILNPVLSGDADVVNGAYVSSSGIGLEANFEDFGVKGKGQFFMSSGFRAYSSKTLDVFKFTKGDSSIEMELIDDAINSGFKVREVPIKIIDPVKRELLASKRIGVVVPAYNEERLIKATIDGIPHYIDRIYVINDASTDNTAKVIEALNDPRMFVITHESNKGVGAAIVNGYKQALKEEMDVVAVMAGDNQMNPAQLPKLLMPIIEGRADYTKGNRLFSEEYRGGMSGLRLFGNSILTFITKIGSGYWNIMDPQNGYTAISKEALAEIGLDEIYTYYGYCNHMLVRLNAFGFRTIDVVMPARYGKERSTIKYGPYIGKVSTMLFKKFLWRLKMKYMILSFHPLVLFYILSMILLPVGVLLGVGIIIGWLMQWSVSSSFPILDALIVVSGAQFLLFAMLFDMQESDKDMRGGDRLYREQ from the coding sequence ATGAATGTTGTAGCAGCTATTCCTGCATATAATGAAGAGGTTAATATCAAACACATCATTAAAAGAGCGAAGCTCTATGTTGATCACATAATTCTTGTTGATGATGGTTGTAGTGATGCGACAGCCTATATTGCTATGAATATGGGCGTAAAGGTGATCAGACACGGTGACAATCTGGGTAAGGCTGCTGCATTGCAAACAGCTTTTGAAGAAGCAAGAAAACTAAACCCATCAGTGCTTGTGACTCTCTATGCGAATGGTTTCCACAATCCCGATGACATCCCTGCAATATTGAATCCCGTTCTTTCCGGGGATGCGGATGTTGTGAACGGTGCTTATGTTAGTTCATCTGGTATTGGCCTTGAAGCGAATTTTGAGGATTTCGGAGTTAAAGGCAAAGGGCAGTTCTTCATGTCAAGTGGGTTCCGTGCATATTCTTCGAAGACACTCGATGTTTTCAAATTCACAAAGGGAGACAGTTCTATTGAGATGGAGCTGATAGACGATGCTATCAATTCGGGGTTTAAAGTGCGTGAGGTACCTATCAAGATAATCGATCCGGTCAAGAGGGAATTGTTGGCAAGCAAACGCATAGGTGTTGTAGTGCCTGCGTATAATGAAGAGAGGCTCATAAAAGCTACCATTGATGGGATTCCACATTACATCGATCGTATTTATGTGATAAATGATGCGAGCACTGATAATACTGCAAAGGTCATTGAGGCATTGAATGATCCTAGGATGTTCGTTATAACCCACGAGAGCAACAAAGGTGTGGGTGCTGCAATTGTTAATGGTTACAAACAGGCACTGAAAGAGGAGATGGATGTCGTTGCGGTCATGGCAGGGGATAACCAGATGAACCCTGCCCAGCTTCCGAAACTGCTGATGCCCATAATCGAAGGCAGAGCAGATTATACTAAAGGCAACCGCTTGTTCAGTGAAGAGTACCGTGGAGGAATGAGCGGATTGCGCCTGTTTGGCAACTCAATTTTGACTTTCATCACAAAGATTGGGAGTGGATACTGGAATATCATGGATCCTCAGAACGGCTATACTGCCATTTCAAAGGAAGCACTGGCAGAGATTGGGCTAGATGAGATATACACGTACTATGGTTACTGCAACCACATGCTTGTGAGGTTGAATGCCTTTGGGTTCAGAACAATTGACGTGGTCATGCCTGCCAGATATGGGAAAGAGAGGTCAACGATAAAGTATGGTCCATACATCGGCAAAGTGTCGACCATGTTGTTCAAGAAGTTCCTCTGGAGGCTTAAGATGAAGTATATGATACTAAGCTTCCATCCACTCGTCTTGTTCTACATCCTCTCCATGATTCTCCTTCCGGTGGGTGTGTTGCTGGGTGTGGGAATTATCATAGGATGGCTAATGCAGTGGTCAGTATCTTCGAGTTTTCCAATATTGGATGCTTTGATAGTTGTGTCCGGTGCCCAATTCCTGTTGTTTGCGATGCTTTTCGATATGCAGGAGTCGGATAAAGATATGAGGGGCGGGGACAGGTTGTATCGCGAGCAATGA
- a CDS encoding metal-dependent hydrolase gives MFILGHIGMAIIVVFLASLAFPSLKKHLDYRFIALGALLPDLIDKPIGRFLFEELFASGRLFAHTLVFVIVILIIGHIYFRQRGDSSIMLVAGGSFLHLLEDQMWKTPQIFFWPVFGWNFPKGHSYESFPEYFMNIVKHVYNPDFTFALLAEVIGMLVVLFLLYKYRK, from the coding sequence ATGTTCATCCTTGGCCATATTGGAATGGCAATAATCGTAGTCTTCCTTGCAAGCCTTGCATTTCCTTCTCTCAAAAAACATCTTGATTACCGATTCATTGCACTGGGAGCCCTGCTGCCGGACCTCATAGACAAACCAATAGGCAGGTTTTTGTTTGAAGAACTTTTTGCAAGTGGAAGGCTTTTTGCACACACTCTTGTTTTTGTCATTGTAATTTTGATCATCGGACACATTTATTTCAGGCAAAGAGGAGATTCCAGCATCATGCTTGTAGCAGGAGGAAGTTTCCTGCATCTTCTGGAAGACCAGATGTGGAAAACTCCACAGATATTCTTCTGGCCAGTCTTTGGATGGAATTTTCCAAAGGGACACTCTTATGAGAGTTTTCCGGAATATTTCATGAACATCGTGAAACATGTTTACAATCCTGACTTTACTTTTGCCCTGCTTGCTGAAGTTATTGGCATGTTAGTTGTTTTGTTCCTATTATACAAATACAGGAAATGA